The window CGCTGTACTCGGCCGGGCGCAGCAGGATTTGTTGCAGGAAAGCGTCGGCAATCGAGTCCTTGACGGTGATTTCCTTGCCGGTCCTGGGATTCTTGAACTTCATCCAGGGGCCGCCGTCGATCAGCTCGGCGCCGAACTCCTTGGCCGCCAGGCCGTAGGCCCAGTCGCGGAAGCCACCCTCGGTGAACTTCATGATGTTGCCCTTGTGCACGATCGTCACGCTGGGCTTGTCGTTGTCGATCGCGTACTGGATCGCCTTGCGCACCAGGCGCTCGGTACCCTCGCGCGAGACGGGCTTGATGCCGATGCCCGAGGTGTTGGGGAAACGGATCTTCTTGACCCCGAATTCGTCCTGCAGGATCTTGATGAGCTTCTTGGCCTTGTCGCTTTCAGCCTCGAACTCGATGCCGGCGTAGATGTCCTCCGAGTTCTCGCGGAAGATCACCATGTTGGTCTTGTGCGGCTCCTTGACCGGGCTGGGCACGCCCTCGAAATACTGGATGGGACGCAGGCAGACGTACAGGTCGAGTTCCTGGCGCAAGGCAACGTTCAGGGAGCGGATACCGCCGCCGACCGGAGTGGTCAGCGGGCCCTTGATGGAGACCACGTAGTCGCGCACCGCATGGAGGGTTTCCTCTGGCAGCCAGACATCGGGACCATAGACCTTGGTCGACTTCTCGCCGGCATAGACCTCCATCCAATGGATCTTCTTCTTTCCACCGTAGGTCTTGGCCACCGCGGCATCGACCACCTTGATCATCACCGGCGTGATGTCGAGGCCGGTGCCGTCGCCCTCGATGAAGGGGATGATGGGCTGGTCAGGCACATTGAGGGAGTTGTCGGCGTTGACCGTGATCTTCTGGCCTTCGGCCGGGACTTTGATGTGCTGATAGCTGGACATGAGAGCAAGAACTCCGGGGGATGAATCGAAGGCAGGAAGACTCTACGCTTCCGGCCGGCTGAATAGCCTTAGAATTTTAGACGCAACCTGAGGAGCTGGAGGGCTTGTCAACCGTGGCCTCATAGCCCTCGTTGTTGACGGACCTTCTGCTGGACGGGAGGCGTTTTCAAACCATTTCCACACAGAGGAACCTGTAATGAGCAAAGTTCTAGCAGTCATGATGGCCGGCTTGTTCGCCACCGCCGCATTCGCACAGACCCAACCCGCCGAGATCAACCCCCAGGCTCAGGGCAAGGCCGCCGAGCGCGCCGAAACCAGGAAGGCTGCGAAGGCCCCCGGCCAAGTCAAGGCTCCTGCTGGAGATCAATCCAAGGTTGCAGAAGGTAGCGGCGGCGTGACTGCCACCGGTGCCGACAAGGCCGCCCAGGCCCGCCGCGACTCGCGCGACGCACGCCGTCCCGCCAAGGGCGGCGGCAAGAAGCCGGTTCCCGCACAAGGCGGTACCCCCCAGTAAGCCCTCGGGCCGAACCAAGGAAAAAGCGTTCTTCGGAACGCTTTTCTTTTTTCCTTTCCTGGCAAGCCCTCGTCAACGGGGGTTTCAAGGCGTCGTTGAACGAGCGCCCCTTGACAGGGACTGCATCTTTAAACACTGTAGCCGCCCATGTTCCAGCGCCTCTCCGTCTTGCTCGCACTCTCCGCCGCGTTGCTCGCGCCTGTCCACGCTCAGCAGCCACAGACCGGTCTGCAGCGCGTCAGGCTGACTGCGGGCATGTACCAGATCGACGCCCAGGTCGCCGAGACGCCGGCACAGCGGCAGACAGGCCTGATGTTCCGCAAGGAAATGCCTCAGAACGAGGGCATGATCTTCGTGTTCGAACAGCCGGCCACCCAGTGCTTCTGGATGCGCAACACCCTGCTGCCGCTCACCGCCGCCTTCGTGGCCGACGACGGACGCATCGTCAACACGGCGGACATGAAGCCGCAGACCGACGACTCCCATTGTTCCGAAGAGCCCGTGCGCTTCGTCCTCGAGATGAACCAGGGCTGGTTTGCCCACAAGAACATCAAGAAGGGCACGAAGCTGAACGGCGAACTGTTCTCGAACAGGCGCTGAGCGCTGAGCAGCCCGGCAATGAAAAAAGCCGACCCCCGGTCGGCTTTTTTCTTGGGCAGCGAGTCGGCTCAGCCGAAGTTCTTCGCCACGAAATCCCAGTTCACCAGCTTGGCCAGGAAGGTCTCCACGAACTTCGGGCGCAGGTTGCGGTAGTCGATGTAGTAGGCGTGCTCCCAGACGTCCACCGTCAGCAGCGGCTTGTCGCCGGTGGTCAGCGGCGTGCCCGCGGCGCCCATGTTGACGATGTCCACGGTGCCATCGGACTTCTTCACCAGCCAGGTCCAGCCCGAGCCGAAGTTGCCCACCG is drawn from Variovorax sp. PBS-H4 and contains these coding sequences:
- the icd gene encoding NADP-dependent isocitrate dehydrogenase produces the protein MSSYQHIKVPAEGQKITVNADNSLNVPDQPIIPFIEGDGTGLDITPVMIKVVDAAVAKTYGGKKKIHWMEVYAGEKSTKVYGPDVWLPEETLHAVRDYVVSIKGPLTTPVGGGIRSLNVALRQELDLYVCLRPIQYFEGVPSPVKEPHKTNMVIFRENSEDIYAGIEFEAESDKAKKLIKILQDEFGVKKIRFPNTSGIGIKPVSREGTERLVRKAIQYAIDNDKPSVTIVHKGNIMKFTEGGFRDWAYGLAAKEFGAELIDGGPWMKFKNPRTGKEITVKDSIADAFLQQILLRPAEYSVIATLNLNGDYVSDALAAQVGGIGIAPGANLSDTVAMFEATHGTAPKYAGKDYVNPGSEILSAEMMLRHMGWTEAADLIIRSMEKSIASKKVTYDFARLMDGATQVSCSGFGQVMIDNM
- a CDS encoding cell envelope biogenesis protein TolA, giving the protein MSKVLAVMMAGLFATAAFAQTQPAEINPQAQGKAAERAETRKAAKAPGQVKAPAGDQSKVAEGSGGVTATGADKAAQARRDSRDARRPAKGGGKKPVPAQGGTPQ
- a CDS encoding DUF192 domain-containing protein yields the protein MFQRLSVLLALSAALLAPVHAQQPQTGLQRVRLTAGMYQIDAQVAETPAQRQTGLMFRKEMPQNEGMIFVFEQPATQCFWMRNTLLPLTAAFVADDGRIVNTADMKPQTDDSHCSEEPVRFVLEMNQGWFAHKNIKKGTKLNGELFSNRR